From a region of the Campylobacter anatolicus genome:
- a CDS encoding TetR/AcrR family transcriptional regulator, whose translation MGISEKGKKRYETIMNVGLELFLKKGYENTSLNDIVSKGGGSLASIYKFFKNKDGLFIAIIQENMDNVLKDLDEKMNMQISNNLEEILFRFGMIYLDLFCQKDSIALSRLVLSECYKSKDLCENFTTNIVGRTCKILTNYLQRDDIRPKLKNYDLNIIALKFCALVREPYHLDAVILGKEIKMDEKQKEENVRKVVDLFLHGIYR comes from the coding sequence ATGGGTATCTCAGAAAAAGGTAAAAAGCGTTACGAAACCATTATGAACGTAGGTCTTGAGTTGTTTTTGAAAAAGGGTTACGAAAACACTAGTTTAAACGATATAGTTTCAAAAGGCGGTGGCTCATTGGCCAGTATTTATAAATTTTTTAAAAATAAAGATGGACTTTTTATAGCCATAATACAAGAAAATATGGATAATGTTTTAAAAGATCTTGATGAGAAGATGAATATGCAAATTTCAAACAATTTGGAAGAAATTTTATTTAGATTTGGCATGATATATCTTGATCTGTTTTGTCAAAAAGACTCGATTGCCCTTTCTCGTTTAGTGCTTAGCGAATGCTATAAAAGCAAAGACCTTTGTGAAAATTTTACTACAAATATAGTCGGCAGAACTTGCAAAATTTTGACAAATTATCTACAAAGAGATGATATAAGACCAAAGCTTAAAAACTATGATTTAAACATAATTGCTCTTAAATTTTGTGCTCTTGTACGTGAGCCATACCATCTTGACGCCGTTATACTCGGTAAAGAGATAAAAATGGATGAAAAGCAAAAAGAAGAAAATGTTAGAAAAGTAGTTGACCTCTTTTTGCACGGAATTTATAGATAA
- the ccoG gene encoding cytochrome c oxidase accessory protein CcoG: MSLLKTPKNYARNRYFVFAIITIIAFVLPFIRINGNHFFLLSFDKSSLHLLFTKFDMQELYLMPFLFIILFLFIFFLTTLGGRVWCGWSCPQTMFRVVYRDLIQTKILKIRKNVSNKQKSIEGHMLKKILAVLIWTLISAIIACNFMWYFVPPEDFFLYLIDVANHKILISFLACITAWLVYDITILAENFCVYICPYARVQSVMFDNDTVQVIYNEERGGKIYDKGIKLQKKPLEPAAQCTGCEACVRICPTHIDIRKGMQLECINCLECSDACAKVMANFNLPSLINWTSQNAQKTHTKVKYARFRTIAYVAILCVACVALALMSSKKEHMLLNINRTSELYNITKDGSIENSYIFLFQNTDSKNHSYYFDVNDTNLKIIQPKESIEIKAGFKQRVIVTLSSNADIVTIRDKTKKININAFAIDDKDKINVNRESIFVYP, from the coding sequence ATGAGCCTACTAAAAACTCCTAAAAACTACGCAAGAAATCGCTATTTTGTTTTTGCAATCATCACGATTATCGCGTTTGTATTACCTTTTATTCGCATAAATGGTAACCATTTTTTCTTACTAAGCTTTGATAAGAGTAGCCTTCATCTGCTATTTACTAAATTTGATATGCAAGAGCTATATCTTATGCCATTTTTATTTATCATACTATTTTTATTTATATTTTTTCTCACTACACTTGGTGGGCGTGTGTGGTGTGGTTGGAGTTGTCCGCAGACGATGTTTCGCGTAGTTTATCGTGATCTTATACAGACAAAAATTTTAAAAATTCGCAAAAATGTAAGCAACAAACAAAAATCTATAGAAGGACATATGCTTAAAAAAATTTTGGCTGTTCTTATCTGGACGCTCATATCTGCTATTATCGCCTGTAACTTTATGTGGTATTTCGTGCCACCAGAGGACTTTTTCCTTTACCTCATAGATGTTGCAAATCACAAAATATTAATTAGCTTTTTAGCCTGTATAACAGCGTGGTTAGTCTATGACATAACTATACTAGCCGAAAATTTCTGCGTCTATATCTGCCCTTACGCTAGGGTACAATCAGTTATGTTTGACAATGACACAGTGCAAGTAATTTATAACGAAGAGCGTGGTGGTAAAATTTATGACAAAGGTATTAAGCTACAGAAAAAACCACTAGAACCAGCGGCACAATGCACTGGTTGTGAGGCGTGTGTTAGAATTTGTCCAACACATATCGATATTAGAAAAGGTATGCAACTTGAGTGTATCAACTGCCTTGAATGCTCCGATGCGTGTGCTAAAGTAATGGCAAATTTTAATCTCCCTTCACTTATCAATTGGACAAGTCAAAATGCACAAAAAACTCATACAAAGGTTAAATATGCTCGTTTTAGAACGATAGCTTATGTAGCAATACTTTGTGTAGCTTGTGTTGCTTTGGCTTTGATGAGTAGCAAAAAAGAGCATATGCTTTTAAACATAAATCGTACTAGTGAGCTTTATAATATCACAAAAGATGGAAGCATAGAAAACTCATATATATTTTTATTTCAAAACACAGATAGCAAAAATCATTCATATTATTTTGATGTAAATGATACAAACTTAAAAATAATTCAACCAAAAGAATCGATAGAAATAAAGGCAGGATTTAAACAACGCGTCATAGTAACACTTAGCTCAAATGCCGATATAGTCACGATAAGAGATAAAACAAAAAAAATAAATATAAATGCTTTTGCAATAGATGATAAAGATAAAATTAATGTAAATAGGGAAAGTATATTTGTATATCCATAA
- the rpsU gene encoding 30S ribosomal protein S21 — protein sequence MPGIKVHPNESFDEAYRKFKKQVDRNLVVTEVRARRFFEPMTEIRKKQKIAARKKMLKRLYMLRRYESRL from the coding sequence TTGCCTGGCATTAAGGTACATCCTAATGAGTCTTTTGACGAAGCTTATAGAAAATTTAAAAAGCAAGTTGATCGCAACTTAGTCGTAACTGAAGTTCGTGCTAGACGCTTTTTTGAGCCTATGACTGAGATCCGCAAAAAACAAAAAATTGCGGCTAGAAAGAAAATGCTCAAACGTTTATATATGCTTAGACGCTACGAGTCAAGACTCTAA
- a CDS encoding helix-turn-helix domain-containing protein — protein MQRLNVTDAAEILGITKEAVYNRIRRGSLKSIEKNGQKFVILDDESNLQRQKSKSEVKLAKMPTTKQNELKNDEFIKYLLAQIDEMKAINLNLQADKERLFKEKEQMLVESKNEISQIYKERDEKLMQFLDAIKHPFLAYKDEEAIEAVVEESGVSDSKGAASQNYKNDEQSTKWQSLSEYLRVFEFDKVRRKKLQNRIIRQIGRSKFIKFKNGIILVKKNKTLKELMGEI, from the coding sequence ATGCAAAGATTAAATGTTACTGACGCTGCAGAGATTCTTGGTATAACCAAAGAAGCTGTCTATAACCGTATACGGCGTGGTTCGCTAAAATCAATTGAGAAAAACGGACAGAAATTTGTCATATTAGACGATGAGTCAAATTTGCAGCGACAAAAGTCAAAAAGCGAAGTAAAACTTGCAAAAATGCCAACAACTAAGCAAAATGAGTTAAAAAACGATGAGTTTATAAAGTATCTTTTAGCCCAGATTGATGAGATGAAAGCTATAAATTTAAACCTACAAGCTGATAAAGAGCGACTTTTCAAAGAAAAAGAGCAGATGCTAGTTGAAAGCAAAAATGAAATTTCTCAAATTTATAAAGAGCGTGATGAGAAACTTATGCAGTTTTTAGATGCTATAAAACATCCGTTTTTAGCCTATAAAGATGAAGAGGCGATAGAAGCGGTTGTAGAAGAGAGCGGTGTGAGCGATAGTAAGGGTGCAGCTAGCCAAAACTATAAAAATGATGAGCAAAGCACGAAGTGGCAGAGTCTTAGTGAGTATTTAAGAGTGTTTGAGTTTGATAAAGTTAGACGCAAAAAGCTACAAAATAGAATAATCCGACAAATTGGTCGTTCTAAATTTATTAAATTTAAAAACGGCATAATTTTAGTTAAGAAAAATAAAACGTTAAAAGAGTTAATGGGAGAGATATGA
- a CDS encoding UPF0323 family lipoprotein produces MKHIKKIATYAAIGGFGAVVMAGLLGCSGNEKSGDAMSEVAQKQGAFVIIEETARGQYKVLEEYPSSETRVVLKQLDGTERVLSKEEMDALVAEENAKIDNGTSNLTKSDAQLSSGGASLGEILLSSAAGAIIGSWIGNKLFGNQNFQNQRQTAYKNPSAYTRSVDSFNKAKSTTSSSPKGSSKSGFFGGNSGSSGSKATSSRSSSQSYGG; encoded by the coding sequence ATGAAACATATAAAAAAGATAGCTACTTATGCAGCTATAGGTGGTTTTGGTGCGGTTGTGATGGCAGGACTTTTAGGGTGTAGCGGCAACGAGAAGTCAGGCGATGCAATGAGTGAGGTTGCACAAAAACAAGGTGCCTTTGTCATTATAGAAGAGACAGCACGAGGGCAGTATAAAGTGCTTGAGGAGTATCCAAGTAGTGAAACAAGAGTTGTGCTAAAACAACTTGATGGCACAGAGCGAGTGTTAAGCAAAGAGGAGATGGATGCACTTGTGGCAGAAGAAAACGCCAAGATAGACAATGGCACATCAAATTTAACCAAGTCTGACGCACAGTTAAGTAGCGGTGGAGCGAGTTTAGGCGAGATATTACTTAGCTCTGCTGCTGGTGCAATAATAGGCAGCTGGATAGGCAACAAACTCTTTGGCAATCAAAATTTTCAAAATCAACGCCAAACAGCGTATAAAAACCCAAGTGCATACACACGCTCTGTAGATAGCTTTAATAAGGCAAAGTCTACGACAAGTAGTAGTCCAAAGGGTAGTTCTAAGAGTGGTTTTTTTGGTGGTAACTCTGGCTCAAGTGGATCAAAAGCTACTAGTTCAAGATCAAGTAGCCAAAGCTACGGTGGCTAA
- a CDS encoding glutathionylspermidine synthase family protein gives MINLKKIQPLNNEFMNQLGFAWHTDADGSAYVADELVAVSSDEAEAYYRAVNELYDMYITAAQHIIDNNLFHEVGIPFNLVDLIKDSWENEVHWHLYGRFDLAGGLDGKPIKLIEFNADTPTAVFETAIIQWAMLKFNKMDEASQFNDLYAGLVENFKRLIVLDGNTVEFDKFYEGWKILFSCVAGSIEDENTTKLLQSAASEAGFETDFAYINEIDFSDENGVFKGDVNYEYLFKLVPWEDIAIQESTLALILKNIVQNQKAIVLNPAYTLLFQSKGILKILWDLYPDHPLLLRTSYEPLNGVKCVKKPVFGREGANVSIVEKDGSVSLKNIGEYDESRSVYQEFYEFNTDISGAKYQAGVFFAYEGCALGYRKGGEIINNTSKFVGHYIKD, from the coding sequence ATGATAAATTTAAAGAAAATTCAACCCTTAAACAATGAGTTTATGAATCAGCTTGGATTTGCGTGGCATACAGATGCTGATGGTAGTGCGTATGTTGCAGATGAGCTTGTGGCGGTTAGTAGTGATGAAGCAGAGGCGTATTATAGGGCAGTAAATGAGCTATATGATATGTATATAACAGCTGCACAGCATATAATAGATAATAACTTATTTCATGAGGTTGGTATACCTTTTAACCTAGTTGATCTTATAAAAGATAGCTGGGAGAACGAGGTGCATTGGCATTTATATGGACGTTTTGATTTAGCTGGTGGATTAGATGGTAAGCCTATAAAACTCATCGAGTTTAATGCAGATACACCAACAGCAGTGTTTGAGACAGCGATCATTCAGTGGGCGATGCTTAAATTTAATAAAATGGATGAAGCTAGTCAGTTTAACGATCTTTACGCAGGATTAGTGGAGAATTTCAAACGTCTTATCGTGCTTGATGGCAATACGGTGGAGTTTGATAAATTTTATGAAGGCTGGAAAATTTTATTTAGTTGTGTAGCTGGTAGTATAGAGGATGAAAATACAACAAAACTACTTCAAAGTGCAGCTAGCGAGGCTGGATTTGAGACTGATTTTGCTTATATTAATGAGATTGATTTTAGCGATGAAAATGGCGTATTTAAGGGCGATGTGAATTATGAATATCTATTTAAGCTCGTGCCTTGGGAGGATATAGCGATACAAGAAAGCACGCTTGCACTAATCCTTAAAAATATCGTACAAAATCAAAAGGCAATCGTGCTTAATCCTGCCTATACGCTACTTTTTCAAAGTAAGGGAATTTTAAAAATTTTATGGGATCTTTATCCAGATCATCCACTACTTTTACGTACCTCTTACGAGCCACTTAATGGTGTAAAATGTGTTAAAAAGCCAGTGTTTGGGCGTGAGGGTGCAAATGTTTCCATAGTAGAAAAAGATGGTAGCGTGAGCTTAAAAAATATTGGCGAATACGATGAAAGTCGTAGTGTATATCAGGAATTTTATGAGTTTAACACAGATATTAGCGGAGCAAAGTATCAAGCTGGAGTATTTTTCGCGTATGAGGGTTGTGCATTGGGATATCGCAAAGGTGGTGAGATAATAAATAATACCTCAAAATTTGTAGGACATTATATAAAGGATTAA
- a CDS encoding D-2-hydroxyacid dehydrogenase encodes MKIVCLDADTLGDVDLSVFKKFGEFISYDVTKPDERIVRLKDADIVITNKVIIDKEVMDATNLKLICISATGMNNVDLSYATQKGIVVKNVAGYSTNSVVQHTFACLLSLINQIKFYDDYVKSGEWVKSDIFTNLDRTIGEISGKKFGIIGLGEIGRSVANMACVFGAEVCYYSTSGRNQNIKFKRIELDEMLTTCDIISIHAALNENTKNLISNEKLNLMKNGAVLMNFGRGGIVDESAVARAIDENNLRFCTDVLESEPMRENHPFLNIKNKENLIITPHVAWASKEAREKLINLIAKNIENYIKES; translated from the coding sequence ATGAAGATAGTATGTCTTGATGCCGATACTCTTGGTGATGTAGATCTAAGTGTCTTTAAAAAATTTGGCGAGTTTATAAGCTACGATGTAACTAAGCCGGATGAGCGTATAGTTCGATTAAAAGACGCAGATATCGTCATCACAAATAAAGTCATAATAGATAAAGAGGTAATGGATGCTACAAATTTAAAGCTCATCTGTATAAGTGCGACTGGTATGAATAACGTTGATCTATCCTACGCCACACAAAAGGGCATAGTAGTTAAAAATGTTGCAGGATATTCAACAAATAGCGTAGTTCAGCATACTTTTGCTTGTCTGCTAAGCTTAATAAATCAGATTAAATTTTATGATGATTACGTTAAAAGTGGTGAGTGGGTAAAGAGCGATATATTTACAAATCTGGACCGCACGATAGGTGAGATAAGCGGTAAAAAATTTGGTATCATAGGACTTGGCGAGATCGGTCGTAGTGTGGCAAATATGGCGTGTGTATTTGGAGCAGAGGTGTGTTATTACTCAACTAGTGGACGCAACCAAAATATTAAATTTAAACGCATTGAGCTTGATGAGATGCTAACAACTTGCGATATTATAAGCATACATGCAGCACTAAATGAAAATACTAAAAATTTAATCAGTAACGAGAAGCTAAATTTAATGAAAAATGGTGCAGTGTTGATGAACTTTGGACGTGGCGGTATTGTTGATGAAAGTGCGGTGGCTAGGGCGATAGATGAAAATAATCTACGCTTTTGCACTGATGTGCTAGAGAGTGAACCAATGAGAGAGAATCATCCGTTTTTAAATATCAAAAATAAAGAAAATTTGATAATCACACCGCACGTTGCATGGGCTAGTAAAGAAGCACGTGAAAAACTCATCAATTTAATAGCTAAAAATATAGAAAATTATATAAAGGAGAGTTGA
- a CDS encoding YajQ family cyclic di-GMP-binding protein codes for MASEHSFDISAEVDMMEVKNALETSKKELSAKYDFKGITAEIELNEKDKTITLLSSSDNKIDALKDIVISKLIKRNIPPVAVSETKRESASGGNIKATLKLNDTLDSENSKKITKAIKDTKLKVIATIRGEEVRVSGKSIDDLQECIRLVKGLSLELPISFKNLK; via the coding sequence ATGGCTAGTGAGCATAGCTTTGACATAAGTGCTGAAGTGGATATGATGGAGGTGAAAAATGCACTTGAAACCTCTAAAAAAGAGTTATCGGCTAAGTATGACTTTAAGGGGATTACGGCTGAGATAGAGCTAAATGAGAAAGATAAGACGATCACGCTTTTAAGCAGTAGTGATAATAAAATAGATGCTTTAAAGGATATAGTCATATCAAAACTGATAAAGCGAAATATACCGCCTGTTGCAGTGAGTGAGACAAAGCGTGAGAGTGCGAGTGGCGGTAATATAAAAGCAACTTTAAAACTCAACGATACTCTTGATAGCGAAAATTCAAAAAAGATAACCAAAGCCATAAAGGATACAAAGCTAAAGGTTATAGCCACAATACGTGGCGAAGAGGTTAGAGTGAGTGGAAAGAGTATAGATGATTTACAGGAGTGTATTCGACTTGTAAAAGGGTTAAGCTTAGAACTTCCAATAAGTTTTAAAAATTTAAAATAA
- a CDS encoding coproporphyrinogen III oxidase family protein — protein sequence MVFKNIIENFAVNYAHNTIQKSLYNEFNIKILEKDQRYIKTPKDGKKYMLYAHVPFCHTFCPYCSFHKYHYEQELAKAYFKNLREEMRQIKDAGFNFSSLYVGGGTTLINEPELEKTLRLAKDLFDIKDISAESDPNHISHESLARFDGLIDRLSVGVQSFDDEILKRVGRYEKFGSATEVRKRLEKAIGMLPVISLDLIFNLPNQTKEQLINDINVSKDITPQQITLYPLMKSELTRENIARTLGISNVDNEREFYETIVSEFNKGGYYQSNSWAFSNQKSADMRDEYVGSNHEYVGIGSGAFSFLNGELVINAFNLLDYGRKIKANESAVIAKCSFKRKERLKYIFLTELFDGSVDVTKYNKNNNANIYKDLFVELNLLKLVNAIYEEQGKIKPTFFGRYICVVLMRDFYAGMDKVRAIFKDDAKIKRSKNIHIMSENTELNFEEIINSPRAAMG from the coding sequence ATGGTTTTTAAAAATATTATTGAAAATTTTGCAGTAAATTATGCTCATAATACAATACAGAAGTCCCTTTATAATGAATTTAATATAAAAATTTTAGAAAAAGATCAAAGATATATAAAAACACCAAAAGATGGTAAAAAATATATGCTTTACGCACATGTACCATTTTGTCATACATTTTGCCCTTATTGTTCGTTTCATAAATACCATTACGAACAAGAGCTTGCTAAGGCTTATTTTAAAAATTTACGTGAAGAGATGCGACAGATAAAAGATGCTGGATTTAACTTCAGTTCGCTATACGTTGGCGGCGGTACGACGCTCATAAATGAGCCAGAATTAGAAAAGACCCTTCGTCTAGCAAAAGATCTTTTTGACATAAAAGATATCTCAGCCGAAAGTGATCCAAACCATATCTCGCACGAGAGTTTGGCTAGATTCGATGGACTGATAGACCGCCTAAGCGTAGGAGTGCAAAGCTTTGATGATGAGATATTAAAGCGTGTCGGCAGATATGAGAAATTTGGAAGTGCCACTGAGGTTAGAAAACGTCTTGAAAAGGCTATTGGAATGCTTCCTGTTATAAGTTTGGATCTGATATTTAATCTACCAAATCAAACAAAAGAGCAACTTATAAACGATATAAACGTATCAAAAGATATTACGCCACAGCAGATCACGCTATATCCATTGATGAAATCAGAGCTAACACGTGAAAATATAGCTAGAACACTAGGTATTTCAAATGTTGATAATGAGCGAGAATTTTATGAAACTATCGTGAGTGAGTTTAATAAAGGTGGTTATTATCAAAGCAATTCGTGGGCATTTTCGAACCAGAAAAGTGCTGATATGCGTGATGAGTATGTTGGCTCAAATCACGAATATGTCGGCATCGGCAGTGGTGCATTTAGCTTTTTAAATGGAGAGCTTGTGATAAATGCATTTAATCTTTTAGACTATGGACGTAAGATAAAGGCCAATGAGAGTGCAGTTATCGCAAAATGTAGTTTTAAACGCAAAGAGAGGCTAAAATATATATTCTTAACTGAGCTTTTTGATGGTAGCGTAGATGTTACAAAATACAATAAAAATAATAATGCAAATATCTATAAAGATCTATTTGTAGAGCTAAATTTATTAAAACTCGTAAATGCGATTTATGAAGAGCAGGGCAAGATAAAGCCTACATTTTTTGGGCGTTATATCTGCGTTGTGCTTATGCGTGATTTTTACGCTGGTATGGATAAGGTGCGTGCTATATTTAAAGATGACGCAAAAATAAAACGTAGCAAAAATATCCATATAATGAGTGAAAATACTGAGCTAAATTTTGAAGAGATTATCAACAGTCCACGTGCTGCTATGGGCTAA
- a CDS encoding AI-2E family transporter — protein sequence MRNITVVYIASFIVIAGGLKLSSVVILPFLMAVFIAIIISPVIKELENLKIPRILAFILVITTIFIALGFIGNTVISTINGLLSHLPELQTKFKTFSDNIMSFISSYGITNLQDLIVPSEFESSKIFASLGSILRSSTQLASKIFFVLLLVTFMLFETQIFSQKVEYFANKNPQTHHIVDTFISNLKRYLAIKSAASFATGVFVWLGLEILNVPYAPLWGIVAFVLNFIPTIGSIIAAFPAIFVALLLNDIATTIWVITLYLVVNVVIGNFIEPKFLGKGLGISTLVVLLSLLFWGFLFGIGGMFLAVPLTMSLKIALDANPSTKFIAILLSDKV from the coding sequence TTGAGAAATATCACAGTTGTCTATATAGCTAGTTTTATCGTGATAGCAGGTGGACTTAAGCTCTCAAGTGTCGTTATTTTGCCATTTTTAATGGCAGTTTTCATAGCTATCATCATCTCGCCTGTCATCAAAGAGCTAGAAAATCTTAAAATTCCACGAATTTTAGCCTTTATACTCGTTATAACGACGATATTTATAGCACTCGGATTTATTGGTAATACAGTTATAAGCACGATAAATGGATTACTTTCACACTTGCCTGAACTACAAACTAAATTTAAAACCTTTAGCGATAATATAATGTCATTTATAAGTAGTTACGGAATTACAAATTTACAAGATTTAATCGTCCCAAGCGAGTTTGAATCAAGTAAAATTTTTGCAAGTCTTGGCTCGATTTTAAGAAGTAGTACACAACTTGCTTCAAAGATATTCTTTGTACTTTTGCTTGTCACATTTATGCTATTTGAAACGCAAATTTTTTCTCAAAAAGTTGAATATTTTGCGAATAAAAATCCACAAACTCACCATATAGTCGATACTTTCATATCAAATTTAAAACGCTATTTAGCCATCAAATCTGCTGCATCGTTTGCAACTGGTGTTTTTGTATGGCTTGGACTTGAAATTTTAAATGTCCCTTATGCACCACTTTGGGGCATCGTAGCATTTGTATTAAATTTTATCCCTACTATTGGTTCTATTATAGCGGCGTTTCCTGCGATATTTGTAGCACTTTTACTAAATGATATAGCCACGACTATTTGGGTTATAACATTATACTTAGTGGTAAATGTTGTGATAGGAAATTTCATAGAGCCTAAATTTTTAGGAAAAGGTCTTGGCATAAGTACTCTTGTTGTGCTCCTTAGCTTGCTATTTTGGGGATTTTTGTTTGGCATTGGCGGTATGTTTTTAGCTGTGCCACTTACAATGAGTCTAAAAATAGCACTTGATGCAAACCCTAGTACGAAATTTATAGCAATTTTACTTAGTGATAAAGTTTAG
- a CDS encoding multidrug ABC transporter permease/ATP-binding protein: MIKTLIKDSKFIIAKIVLLTIIFSGFGIGVLAFINDRLLGAKEFSLTLAVQFIVILIVFFITAVYANVTLTNFGHKLVFELRYRLIKRILDTPNYKFDATTRAKIIASLNSDIKTISFAFMSAPSLIQGSVFIVASSLYIFYISLKLFLFVAVWIGIVLVVGAFLMRKIRHYFILSRKDDDELQQSYNDIVEGHRELSLNRDRARICFDELNAIGERKRISMSKADIYHSISDNFTNIMLLGAVGICLFLCVSLEWASLQTAVTVSLAILFLRGSFIGIVSAIPATLSAKVSLEKIANLNIVEYQDGFKFDNILDKNWRKILFKDVSFSYADDKFSIRNLNLQINRGELVFVIGKNGSGKSTFSNILCGLLPPSSGEMYLDDVRIDDLNIRSYQSNISAVFTNFYLFSQAIGADGKGAEAKNSDEILALLEMDKKIKILDHRLSTTSLSQGQRKRLGLFIALLESRSLLVLDEWAADQDPIFKRIFYLEILPMLRDKGITIVAISHDDVYFDVADRIILVKDGIIRELHGDERKTTSKDAVEKLKE; this comes from the coding sequence ATGATAAAAACTCTCATAAAAGATAGCAAATTTATAATAGCGAAGATAGTACTTCTTACGATTATCTTTAGTGGTTTTGGTATAGGCGTTTTGGCGTTTATAAATGATCGTTTGCTTGGTGCAAAAGAGTTTAGCCTTACTCTTGCTGTGCAGTTTATAGTGATACTGATTGTATTTTTTATAACGGCAGTTTATGCTAATGTTACGCTTACAAATTTTGGGCATAAGCTAGTTTTTGAGCTACGCTATCGCCTAATAAAGCGTATCTTAGACACTCCAAATTATAAATTTGACGCTACCACACGTGCAAAGATCATTGCTAGTTTAAACTCAGATATAAAGACTATATCATTTGCTTTTATGAGTGCCCCTAGCCTGATACAAGGCTCAGTTTTTATCGTCGCTTCAAGCCTTTATATATTTTACATATCGTTAAAATTATTCTTATTTGTAGCTGTTTGGATCGGTATAGTTTTAGTAGTAGGTGCATTTTTGATGAGAAAGATCAGGCACTATTTCATACTTTCAAGAAAAGATGATGATGAGTTGCAACAAAGTTATAATGATATAGTCGAAGGACATCGTGAACTAAGCTTAAATCGCGATCGAGCAAGGATCTGTTTTGATGAGCTAAATGCAATTGGCGAGAGAAAACGCATAAGTATGTCAAAAGCTGATATATACCACTCCATCTCTGATAATTTTACAAATATTATGCTCCTTGGAGCAGTTGGGATTTGCTTATTTTTATGCGTCAGTCTTGAGTGGGCTAGTCTGCAAACTGCCGTAACCGTGAGCCTTGCAATACTTTTTTTGCGTGGTTCATTTATCGGCATCGTCTCAGCCATTCCTGCTACACTTAGTGCAAAGGTGAGCTTAGAAAAGATAGCGAATTTAAACATTGTTGAGTATCAAGACGGGTTTAAATTTGATAATATTTTGGATAAAAACTGGCGTAAAATTTTATTTAAAGATGTTAGTTTTAGCTATGCGGATGATAAATTTAGTATTAGGAATTTAAATTTGCAGATAAATCGCGGTGAGCTTGTATTTGTTATCGGTAAAAATGGCAGTGGTAAAAGCACATTTTCAAATATATTGTGTGGTCTTTTGCCACCAAGTAGTGGCGAGATGTATTTAGATGATGTGCGTATTGATGATTTAAATATCAGATCTTATCAGTCAAACATAAGTGCCGTTTTTACAAATTTTTATCTATTTTCTCAGGCTATCGGTGCGGATGGAAAGGGGGCTGAGGCAAAAAATAGTGATGAGATTTTAGCACTGCTTGAGATGGATAAAAAGATAAAAATTTTAGATCATAGACTTAGCACAACTTCACTTTCTCAAGGTCAGCGAAAGCGTCTTGGATTATTTATTGCTCTACTTGAGAGCAGGAGTTTGCTTGTACTTGATGAATGGGCGGCGGATCAAGATCCGATATTTAAGCGTATTTTTTACTTAGAAATTTTACCAATGTTACGTGATAAAGGCATTACTATAGTTGCCATTAGTCATGATGATGTATATTTTGATGTGGCTGATCGTATAATACTTGTAAAAGATGGCATTATACGTGAATTGCATGGCGATGAGCGTAAGACGACAAGCAAGGATGCTGTAGAAAAGCTTAAAGAATAG
- a CDS encoding NAD(P)H-quinone oxidoreductase subunit 3 gives MSHSDAISPYFGAFVILLLATFSFSLIVFLSSHIGKKLANRNTERLKLQIYECGPEAVKQPNRINIHYFLYAILFLLFDVEVIFMYPWAVDFKLLGIFGLIEMILFVTLLIIGFIYAWGKGAFEWQGIR, from the coding sequence ATGTCTCATTCTGACGCGATAAGTCCGTATTTTGGGGCTTTTGTTATATTATTACTTGCGACTTTTTCATTTAGCTTGATAGTGTTTCTCTCATCACATATTGGTAAAAAACTGGCTAATCGTAATACAGAGAGATTAAAACTTCAAATTTATGAGTGTGGTCCAGAGGCAGTAAAGCAACCAAATCGCATAAATATACACTATTTTTTATATGCAATTTTATTTTTATTGTTTGATGTTGAAGTGATTTTTATGTATCCTTGGGCGGTTGATTTTAAATTGCTTGGAATTTTTGGACTGATAGAGATGATACTTTTTGTAACACTTTTAATCATTGGCTTTATATATGCTTGGGGTAAGGGGGCATTTGAGTGGCAAGGCATCAGATAA